From one Phaeodactylum tricornutum CCAP 1055/1 chromosome 16, whole genome shotgun sequence genomic stretch:
- a CDS encoding predicted protein — MKSIVLLSATALMGCDAFQAWSITAAQNYLARSFFDAHRIDTEFRTRYPRHNVLSRLSGSTSGIDPAPQVFASGFSTKTDLVEALQEAVEMAVRALPPAAAENPIIDLCTVSVSSLYDGGSSPPTTVVIPTIVETARSKYGIIQHLIGSSVAGCIASVATTEVDNALTACQPVELDGTPAVSISLAILPDVQLRTFFCQSAYVPDDIGRISPAEWKRAVGLSGFLESNKKDGSDTELSQQDSVVMLLPSPAFSTELDDFLLGLSLYLPRAQTFGGIASTVSSLSRAKLYRYSAASHLSECLSDGCVGVAMTGDIQIQSMAAHGAKPVGGIYQILKGQDSTIGVIVLDETATQALKDEEDNVDNDSDNDSEESEPLDKKAALAQAYAKAQIPKPVLAEANFLMRTLSDEDQAFMRRQLLIGIDKGGSIGRSASELARLSEGEGHRFTVHKVATAGMKDGSVTFSLGSIDVKTGTRMRFFVRDSEFAKKEVEALWFGYKKRLLNQQFGKGEHTTDSTFTRSGCFVIPTLDRGNKFFQGKPGYESGTVARILPTLPTISGFFSNGIIGITEGDGDTSTGVQGSATGYTLIGSKTDRPIFSPAAAAAAHTAAQEEKEAQEAEAEAQALVAEANSKVGESYTQGSNGVVKTAPRSEDGELIIKRREVHSGRAMTVSAVEWSVAEKAAIPTSTLEGFMWDKETEVDRFRERVPLVNLVSQCRLSQMDPKAPKPRGFVVPIQQMVSEGKFVVIPECKRMEPTIGSLRRRYDLSKLARDFTFDGAVAISVNCDAVLFGGSLGDVTAAREAAGSAVIDSISEEGVVVPPILASDLILYPYQLYKLRLAGADAINLLVGALEKKDLSYLTKIASSLQLQSFATVTSEVQLLEVASLQEGTIDGIIVSNRELEDFSFDMTGEQALYLLKSNALAKVRAKHGEDLLILAEGRVGIIDRPQADSTRSAKLYITELREAGAVGAIMGGALAVDGGGYQQVAKMAQL, encoded by the coding sequence ATGAAGTCCATTGTGTTGCTATCTGCCACTGCCCTGATGGGCTGTGACGCCTTCCAGGCTTGGAGCATTACCGCTGCACAGAATTATCTTGCTCGCTCTTTCTTCGATGCGCATCGGATCGATACTGAGTTTCGAACAAGATATCCAAGACACAACGTTTTGTCCCGCTTATCCGGGTCCACTTCTGGCATTGACCCTGCTCCCCAGGTCTTTGCTTCTGGCTTTTCCACGAAAACCGATCTCGTCGAAGCTTTACAGGAGGCAGTGGAAATGGCTGTTAGAGCTTTGCCTCCGGCAGCAGCAGAAAACCCGATCATCGATTTGTGTACAGTATCGGTGTCGTCTTTATATGACGGAGGTTCAAGCCCACCGACAACGGTGGTAATCCCGACAATTGTAGAAACTGCCCGGTCAAAGTACGGGATCATTCAACACTTGATTGGTAGTTCAGTGGCGGGGTGCATTGCGAGCGTCGCAACGACTGAAGTTGATAATGCTTTGACTGCTTGTCAACCTGTGGAGCTCGATGGAACTCCAGCTGTTTCAATTTCTCTGGCGATCCTTCCAGATGTACAGCTACGCACCTTTTTTTGCCAATCGGCTTATGTTCCTGACGATATTGGACGCATCAGTCCTGCAGAATGGAAGCGGGCCGTTGGACTCAGTGGCTTTTTGGAATCAAACAAGAAAGATGGTTCTGATACAGAACTTAGTCAGCAGGACTCGGTTGTCATGCTTTTACCGAGTCCGGCCTTCTCGACAGAGCTCGATGACTTCTTGCTCGGTCTCTCCCTCTACTTACCCCGAGCCCAAACTTTCGGCGGCATAGCAAGTACGGTCTCATCTCTCTCGCGCGCCAAGCTATACCGATATTCAGCTGCCAGTCACTTATCCGAGTGTTTGTCCGATGGTTGCGTTGGTGTTGCAATGACAGGGGATATCCAGATTCAAAGCATGGCTGCGCACGGCGCCAAACCTGTCGGTGGTATTTATCAAATACTCAAAGGCCAAGATTCAACAATCGGCGTTATTGTCCTGGACGAGACTGCAACTCAGGCCCTgaaggacgaagaagacaaCGTCGATAACGATAGCGACAATGATTCAGAAGAGTCAGAGCCATTGGACAAGAAAGCTGCTTTAGCACAAGCGTACGCCAAGGCCCAGATTCCGAAACCTGTTTTAGCCGAAGCCAATTTTTTGATGAGAACACTGTCAGATGAAGATCAAGCTTTTATGCGTCGACAGCTTTTAATTGGGATAGATAAGGGTGGTAGTATCGGTAGGTCTGCGAGCGAACTTGCGAGACTATCGGAAGGCGAAGGACACAGGTTCACCGTGCATAAAGTAGCCACTGCGGGCATGAAGGATGGAAGTGTCACGTTCTCGTTGGGAAGTATTGATGTTAAGACTGGTACGCGTATGAGATTCTTTGTGCGCGATTCGGAATTTGCCAAGAAGGAAGTCGAAGCTTTATGGTTCGGATACAAGAAGCGATTGTTAAACCAGCAGTTTGGGAAAGGCGAGCATACGACAGATTCCACTTTCACACGGTCGGGATGCTTTGTAATTCCAACTCTTGATCGAGGGAACAAGTTCTTTCAAGGCAAACCTGGGTATGAAAGTGGAACCGTTGCTCGCATTCTACCTACCCTTCCTACAATAAGTGGATTTTTTTCGAACGGCATCATTGGAATTACGGAGGGCGACGGTGATACTAGCACGGGTGTGCAGGGCAGCGCGACAGGTTACACATTGATTGGCAGTAAAACGGATCGACCAATATTTTCACCAGCAGCTGCAGCCGCTGCTCATACTGCAGCACAAGAAGAGAAGGAGGCCCAGGAAGCGGAAGCTGAAGCTCAGGCTCTTGTTGCGgaagctaacagtaaggtcGGGGAAAGTTATACCCAAGGAAGCAATGGCGTCGTGAAGACAGCACCTCGTTCCGAAGATGGAGAACTCATAATCAAACGCCGAGAGGTTCACTCCGGGCGAGCCATGACAGTTTCAGCCGTCGAATGGAGTGTAGCGGAAAAGGCGGCAATTCCAACGAGCACACTGGAAGGATTTATGTGGGACAAAGAAACAGAAGTTGACCGCTTCCGAGAGCGGGTACCTCTGGTCAATCTGGTATCTCAGTGCAGATTATCACAAAtggatccaaaagctccTAAACCTCGAGGCTTCGTTGTACCAATCCAGCAAATggtttcggaaggaaaatTTGTTGTTATTCCAGAATGCAAGCGAATGGAACCCACGATCGGGAGTTTGCGACGTCGCTATGATTTGAGTAAGCTTGCTCGCGATTTCACTTTTGACGGCGCTGTAGCCATTAGTGTGAATTGCGATGCAGTCCTCTTTGGCGGGTCTCTGGGCGACGTCACTGCAGCACGTGAAGCTGCTGGTAGCGCCGTGATTGATAGCATATCAGAGGAGGGAGTCGTCGTCCCCCCAATTCTCGCATCCGACTTGATCCTTTATCCGTATCAGCTTTATAAGCTGCGTTTGGCTGGCGCCGATGCAATTAACCTCTTGGTTGGAGCTCTAGAGAAGAAAGATCTGTCATACCTTACCAAGATAGCGTCTAGTCTTCAGCTTCAGTCATTTGCCACCGTAACTTCCGAAGTGCAATTACTGGAAGTGGCAAGTCTGCAGGAAGGGACCATTGACGGAATAATCGTATCCAATCGTGAGCTTGAAGACTTTTCCTTCGATATGACTGGGGAGCAAGCATTGTACCTGTTGAAAAGCAATGCTCTGGCGAAAGTCCGCGCAAAACATGGTGAAGACCTTCTTATCTTGGCTGAAGGAAGAGTCGGTATAATCGATCGTCCTCAGGCAGACAGCACAAGAAGTGCTAAGCTTTATATTACCGAATTAAGGGAAGCTGGCGCAGTGGGTGCGATAATGGGTGGTGCATTGGCAGTGGACGGAGGGGGGTATCAGCAGGTAGCGAAAATGGCGCAACTGTAG
- a CDS encoding predicted protein: MGDRTSTPYRSDGKTSRSSPKIFAGACILAVFVAISEYRSSIGNLSCAFDQEGPTVVETTRWSTAAASKHSFGFFDDIPDSTWERMRRKALSFEQYANPADPNQGWEKPWRWYLDNLQPEFTCPHWVCDPHRLMKKDCLVYSFGSKGQYDFEDGLIDIVGQHCEIHVFDFGSFDRTENSERNIHYHQWGLGSSYDRQYNDAFINGEEILSFSEIQDKLKHKGRTIDLLKIDCERCEWANYKDWVGVDARQILIEIHGIPSPVKATKSYRLPMNATDFFDALTEQSFVTFNKEVNVHNRECYEFSFLKLDEPFWADRLTPISD; encoded by the exons ATGGGAGACCGAACGTCGACACCATACAGAAGCGACGGAAAAACATCTCGCTCTTCGCCAAAAATCTTTGCAGGAGCTTGTATCTTGGCCGTGTTCGTCGCAATTTCAGAATATCGATCGTCCATCGGCAACCTCAGCTGCGCGTTCGATCAGGAAGGGCCCACTGTAGTCGAGACCACCCGGTGgtcgacggcggcagcgTCGAAACATTCTTTTGGTTTCTTTGACGATATTCCTGATTCTACGTGGGAGCGTATGCGACGAAAGGCCTTGAGCTTTGAACAGTACGCAAATCCCGCAGATCCCAATCAAGGTTGGGAAAAGCCATGGCGATGGTACCTCGACAACCTCCAACCTGAATTTACCTGCCCCCAC TGGGTGTGCGATCCACACCGATTGATGAAGAAAGACTGCCTTGTTTATTCATTTGGAAGCAAAGGACAGTACGATTTTGAAGACGGATTGATTGACATAGTTGGCCAACATTGCGAAATTCATGTTTTCGACTTTGGTTCTTTTGATCGTACCGAAAATTCTGAAAGAAATATTCACTATCACCAGTGGGGACTAGGAAGCAGCTACGACAGACAGTATAACGACGCGTTCATTAACGGCGAAGAGATCCTTTCTTTCAGCGAGATTCAAGACAAACTCAAGCACAAGGGTCGGACGATCGACTTGCTTAAGATTGACTGCGAACGATGCGAATGGGCGAACTACAAAGATTGGGTTGGTGTAGATGCACGACAGATACTCATTGAGATTCATGGAATTCCGTCTCCTGTAAAAGCTACAAAAAGCTATAGGTTACCCATGAACGCTACGGATTTCTTCGACGCCTTGACAGAGCAGTCGTTCGTGACGTTCAACAAGGAGGTAAACGTGCACAATCGAGAGTGCTATGAATTTAGTTTCCTCAAACTCGACGAGCCGTTTTGGGCAGATCGGTTGACTCCGATTTCGGACTAG
- a CDS encoding predicted protein, producing MQSLLADLDTNGRGKTRTVALDVRSPAEVSQTGPLSPSVITFPLNLIQEGAFAMPEKEFQKKYGIAKPLPDERLVFSCKSGMRAGMAADIAAKAGYKNVVVYPGGSAEWF from the coding sequence ATGCAATCGCTTTTGGCCGATCTAGATACGAACGGAAGAGGAAAGACTCGCACAGTTGCTTTGGACGTGCGGAGCCCGGCCGAAGTATCGCAGACCGGTCCTTTGTCTCCCAGCGTCATTACGTTCCCGCTGAATCTGATTCAGGAAGGAGCATTTGCCATGCCCGAGAAAGAGTTCCAGAAAAAGTACGGCATTGCTAAACCTCTGCCCGACGAGAGGCTGGTCTTTTCCTGTAAATCAGGTATGCGCGCCGGTATGGCGGCAGACATAGCAGCCAAAGCGGGCTACAAAAATGTCGTGGTCTACCCTGGTGGTTCCGCGGAATGGTTCTAA
- a CDS encoding predicted protein, translating into MTLALMVVTGRVNTDQAAPDTASLEHIRVYLGLCQAQREHSSNPSTATSTTPTLMNMRFNGWPIALQCIFLFLSQSVVINGSINGAENCDLDCLNNGYCTYILEDNGELARHVQSGSLVEECICPSGYGGLACDYRVQQCSLPDRVCHNGVPCAQSKISGTWMCDCTIADRVSAFAGKMCRDPYTEYCSGRFDPDSSLTFCTNGGKCKSTLMGAQVGPENVSTNTAYQHLGCTCNDAFYGPHCEFLRYGPEHSQDGPIENLRAEPIVTKRTSISVFFVASFLALAFGIAVFLQRRRRHRERVFGNARTPSCAGEVMDEGHFVMPGGDEDGHAMT; encoded by the exons ATGACTCTCGCACTTATG GTTGTCACAGGTCGTGTGAATACCG ACCAGGCCGCGCCTGATACCGCATCGCTCGAGCACATTCGTGTCTACCTCGGGCTTTGCCAAGCACAGCGCGAGCACTCATCGAACCCGAGTACAGCAACTTCGACAACGCCAACACTCATGAATATGAGATTTAATGGGTGGCCGATTGCGCTGCAGTGCATCTTCTTGTTCCTGTCGCAATCCGTTGTTATCAACGGTAGTATTAACGGAGCAGAAAACTGCGACCTCGATTGCCTTAACAACGGCTACTGCACGTATATTTTAGAAGACAATGGCGAGCTCGCTCGTCATGTTCAATCCGGGAGTCTCGTTGAAGAATGCATTTGCCCGTCTGGATATGGCGGGCTTGCTTGTGATTACAGGGTTCAGCAGTGTTCGCTTCCCGACCGCGTCTGCCACAATGGTGTTCCCTGTGCACAATCAAAAATCTCTGGCACTTGGATGTGCGACTGTACCATTGCCGACCGCGTGAGCGCATTTGCTGGGAAAATGTGCCGGGATCCCTATACCGAATATTGCAGCGGTAGGTTTGACCCAGACTCGTCGTTGACGTTCTGCACAAACGGAGGAAAGTGCAAAAG TACTCTGATGGGGGCGCAAGTAGGCCCAGAAAATGTTTCTACCAACACGGCCTATCAGCACCTGGGATGTACTTGTAACGACGCTTTTTATGGCCCCCACTGCGAATTCCTGCGGTACGGTCCGGAGCACTCGCAAGACGGCCCCATTGAAAACCTCCGCGCGGAGCCTATCGTGACCAAGAGAACGTCAATTTCCGTCTTTTTTGTTGCTTCGTTTTTGGCCCTGGCTTTCGGCATCGCAGTGTTTTTGCAACGACGTCGACGCCATCGGGAACGAGTATTTGGCAACGCCCGGACACCGTCCTGTGCAGGCGAAGTTATGGATGAGGGCCACTTTGTCATGCCTGGTGGCGATGAAGACGGGCACGCTATGACGTAG